From a region of the Chitinophaga caseinilytica genome:
- a CDS encoding glycoside hydrolase family 2 TIM barrel-domain containing protein, translating to MSKSLFVILFTFLCSGAMAQLPRLSPRPVDVVSLNGEWALNGKYPVKVPGELLMQAFNIHEGETAVYSRTLDIPQAWKGQRVKLRFDAVSSHASVLVNGVKVGEHEGGFVPFELDITNALRFGNDVLTVEVQALTISDYLACTSQYAAHTVAGILRKVTLFAVPETNLSDLTVVTQFDQHYKNAMLRITTGIANESGKAAGTEVRFTLKDASGKMVLRHSAKRNDIPANSASTQEHELAVKAPKHWDPEHPNLYELQTELLVDGNPVESTFRKIGFRQVEIRGNEVLVNGSPVKLRGVNRHDVHPLQGRSLSPALDRQDAELFRAANCNYIRTSHYPPSEEFLDATDELGLFVESESALTWINHHAAPIWKLWNYTDGKFLPYMVRANADNIAAGKNHPSVIMWSLGNESNWSPLWAQVLDFVKKNDPSRPATFHDQCWGGFNNLGSKADIANYHYPGVNGPDAAAKSDRPVLFGEYAHLSCYNRRELVTDPGVRAAWSAPLVTFYDSIYHYKGSLGGAIWSGIDDIFHLPDGKIVGYGPWGPIDGWRRPKPEYIGMKKAYEPVRITQLRDDGQQLTLQFANRYDFTSLKEVRIEANGVPVNLDAAPGKTAVLKVKKRDGAVYVKVTDPRGFVCVEERFARPVAASAPSRTMNLKWEEVPGGYTIRQGPYSWTISKTKGLIECLRRDNDTLMTQGPVVSVIPLNGDDGGKPNVAGETYQNNIYPLKYYPLYTIFARKIDVATTNEGIRFDVQLQFKNAEGRQSYFFTTKGELITEYEVKYNGGDNPYQYGLLLQLPRKFDRMSWERNGEFSVYPADDIARNKGEARLNARIIGEVESHGEVPAGSWKDDANELGSNDFRSTKRNVTRVTVADGKGFELTLKSNGTQHSRTWLQDAAVHWLIADYSNNGSEPFYNTPHSDGKINIKKQLIKGKTIILLP from the coding sequence ATGAGCAAAAGTTTATTCGTCATTCTCTTTACCTTTTTATGCAGCGGTGCCATGGCGCAACTCCCGCGCCTGTCGCCGCGCCCGGTCGATGTGGTTTCCCTCAACGGGGAATGGGCCCTGAACGGGAAATATCCCGTGAAAGTGCCGGGAGAACTGCTGATGCAGGCTTTCAACATCCACGAAGGCGAAACGGCCGTTTATTCCAGAACGTTAGACATCCCGCAAGCCTGGAAAGGCCAGCGGGTGAAGCTCCGGTTCGACGCCGTGAGCAGCCATGCCAGCGTTTTGGTGAATGGCGTGAAAGTGGGCGAGCACGAAGGCGGGTTCGTCCCGTTCGAACTGGATATCACCAACGCCCTCCGGTTCGGGAACGATGTGTTGACGGTGGAAGTGCAGGCGCTGACGATCTCCGATTATCTGGCCTGCACCTCGCAATACGCGGCGCACACGGTGGCCGGGATATTACGGAAAGTGACACTGTTCGCCGTTCCCGAAACCAATCTTTCCGACCTGACCGTGGTTACGCAATTCGATCAGCATTATAAAAACGCCATGCTCCGCATTACTACGGGCATCGCGAACGAATCAGGCAAGGCTGCCGGCACGGAAGTCCGTTTCACTTTGAAAGACGCTTCCGGGAAAATGGTGCTCCGGCATTCGGCCAAACGCAACGATATTCCGGCCAATTCGGCATCCACACAGGAACATGAGCTGGCCGTGAAAGCCCCGAAGCACTGGGACCCCGAGCATCCCAACCTGTACGAACTGCAAACGGAATTGCTTGTAGACGGAAATCCGGTGGAAAGCACTTTCCGGAAAATCGGTTTCCGGCAGGTGGAAATCCGCGGGAACGAAGTGCTGGTGAACGGCAGCCCCGTGAAACTGCGCGGCGTCAACCGCCACGATGTACACCCGCTCCAGGGCCGCAGCCTGAGCCCCGCGCTCGACCGGCAGGATGCGGAACTCTTCCGCGCGGCCAATTGCAATTATATCCGCACGTCGCACTACCCGCCGTCTGAAGAATTCCTCGATGCGACCGATGAACTGGGGCTTTTCGTGGAAAGCGAATCCGCTCTGACGTGGATCAACCATCACGCCGCGCCCATCTGGAAATTGTGGAACTATACCGACGGGAAATTTTTGCCGTATATGGTCCGCGCAAATGCGGACAACATCGCTGCGGGGAAAAATCATCCTTCCGTGATCATGTGGTCTTTGGGGAACGAATCCAACTGGAGCCCGCTTTGGGCGCAGGTATTGGACTTTGTGAAGAAAAACGACCCTTCGCGCCCCGCCACTTTCCATGACCAATGCTGGGGCGGCTTCAACAACCTGGGCAGCAAGGCGGATATCGCCAATTACCATTACCCTGGCGTAAACGGGCCCGACGCGGCGGCGAAATCCGACCGGCCGGTGCTTTTCGGGGAATATGCGCACCTGTCTTGCTACAACCGCCGCGAACTGGTGACGGACCCCGGCGTAAGGGCGGCCTGGAGCGCGCCCCTGGTTACATTTTACGATTCGATCTATCACTATAAAGGCAGTTTGGGCGGAGCGATCTGGAGCGGGATCGACGATATTTTCCATTTGCCCGATGGCAAAATCGTAGGGTACGGGCCATGGGGGCCGATCGACGGGTGGCGCAGGCCGAAACCGGAATACATCGGCATGAAGAAAGCCTATGAGCCGGTACGCATCACCCAATTGCGCGACGACGGCCAGCAACTTACGCTGCAATTCGCCAACCGTTATGATTTCACATCATTGAAAGAAGTGCGGATCGAAGCGAATGGTGTGCCCGTTAACCTGGACGCCGCTCCCGGTAAAACGGCGGTACTTAAAGTGAAGAAACGCGATGGCGCGGTATATGTTAAAGTCACCGATCCACGCGGGTTCGTATGCGTGGAGGAGCGCTTCGCGCGGCCGGTAGCGGCTTCCGCTCCCAGCCGTACGATGAATTTGAAATGGGAAGAAGTGCCGGGCGGTTATACCATCCGGCAAGGCCCTTACAGCTGGACGATCAGCAAAACGAAAGGCCTCATCGAATGCCTGCGCAGAGACAACGATACGCTGATGACGCAGGGGCCGGTGGTGTCGGTGATTCCATTGAACGGCGACGACGGCGGCAAGCCCAACGTGGCCGGGGAAACCTATCAAAACAATATCTACCCGCTCAAATATTACCCGCTCTACACGATCTTCGCCCGGAAGATCGATGTGGCAACAACGAACGAAGGCATCCGTTTCGATGTGCAACTGCAATTTAAAAACGCGGAAGGCCGCCAGTCTTACTTTTTCACCACGAAAGGCGAATTGATTACCGAATATGAAGTGAAATACAACGGAGGGGACAATCCCTATCAATACGGCCTCCTCCTGCAATTGCCCCGCAAATTCGACAGGATGAGCTGGGAAAGGAACGGCGAATTCTCCGTGTACCCGGCCGACGATATCGCCCGGAACAAAGGGGAAGCCAGGCTGAACGCCCGGATCATCGGCGAAGTGGAATCCCACGGCGAAGTGCCCGCCGGTAGCTGGAAAGACGATGCCAATGAACTGGGGTCCAACGATTTCAGGTCTACCAAACGCAACGTTACCCGCGTGACCGTGGCGGATGGAAAGGGCTTCGAACTGACGCTCAAATCCAACGGCACCCAGCATTCCCGCACCTGGCTGCAAGACGCGGCCGTCCACTGGCTCATCGCCGATTACAGCAACAACGGCTCCGAACCTTTCTACAACACACCGCATTCCGACGGAAAGATCAATATCAAGAAGCAACTGATCAAAGGAAAGACAATCATCCTACTACCATGA
- a CDS encoding zinc-binding dehydrogenase — MSATSGKNGRLVLFDGPGTPFRTETHAVRALHPGEILVRNIYTTLCGSDLHTFCGLRSEPCPTVLGHEIVGEIVQLHPSHPGTDLQGNALRPGDRITWTIFASDPQSANALRGMPQKGEGLFKYGHARAAGDEVFHGGLAEFCILQPHTGIIKLPEEIPLPVAATLNCSVSTVAGALRTAGDLLGKKVLITGMGHLGIMCAAMCREAGASWTGAADINETRLRESLQFGVDAVFNMQQDATGLTAILREQTGGVDVVFDMSGSPAAMEFGISCLAIGGCAVWIGAVFQTRPVSVNPEKIIRNLLTIRGLHNYNFEDFRNAFAFIHANWKKYPFASMIEKEFTLGETQAAFEYAVARKPLRVGVRLT; from the coding sequence ATGTCCGCCACCTCCGGGAAAAATGGCAGGCTTGTCCTGTTCGACGGGCCGGGAACGCCCTTCCGCACCGAAACACACGCCGTACGCGCGCTCCATCCGGGCGAAATCCTCGTCCGTAATATCTACACCACCCTATGCGGCAGCGATCTGCACACTTTCTGCGGATTAAGATCGGAGCCTTGTCCCACCGTGCTCGGCCACGAGATCGTGGGTGAGATCGTGCAACTACATCCTTCCCACCCGGGAACGGATTTGCAGGGAAACGCCCTGCGCCCGGGAGACCGCATCACCTGGACGATCTTCGCCAGCGACCCTCAATCCGCCAATGCCTTGCGGGGCATGCCGCAAAAGGGCGAAGGACTTTTCAAATACGGGCATGCCCGCGCCGCCGGCGACGAAGTTTTTCACGGCGGACTGGCGGAATTCTGCATCCTCCAGCCGCATACCGGCATCATCAAACTGCCGGAAGAAATTCCCCTTCCCGTTGCCGCAACACTGAACTGTTCCGTATCCACCGTTGCCGGTGCGCTCCGCACGGCCGGCGATCTGTTGGGAAAGAAAGTGCTGATTACCGGCATGGGCCACCTCGGGATCATGTGCGCCGCTATGTGCCGCGAAGCCGGCGCCAGCTGGACCGGGGCGGCGGATATCAATGAAACCCGCCTCCGGGAATCCCTGCAATTCGGTGTGGATGCCGTTTTCAATATGCAACAGGACGCAACCGGACTCACCGCAATTTTACGCGAACAAACCGGCGGAGTCGACGTCGTATTCGATATGAGCGGATCGCCCGCCGCCATGGAATTCGGGATTTCCTGCCTGGCCATCGGCGGATGCGCCGTGTGGATCGGTGCGGTGTTCCAGACACGGCCTGTTTCCGTCAACCCGGAAAAGATCATCCGCAACCTGCTCACCATCCGCGGATTGCACAATTACAACTTCGAGGATTTCCGGAATGCGTTTGCTTTCATCCACGCCAATTGGAAAAAATATCCATTCGCTTCGATGATCGAAAAGGAGTTTACGCTCGGGGAAACGCAGGCAGCGTTTGAATATGCGGTGGCCCGGAAACCCCTGCGCGTGGGCGTCCGGCTGACATGA
- a CDS encoding XRE family transcriptional regulator yields MQHDPSQEDINNNTLVYHRIGGLIRRYRKEKGLKLLDLSALTGIKSALLSKIENGRMLPTIPTLFTIIQKLGVKTETFFSELSAEKSFPGYLLLPADAYTPYEKEEDAVGFEYQSILEQNFEGGAFQVSLLTLKPGARRELVSTAAFEYVYVLEGNLKFQLEDKIFELSEGDSIFFDGSISHVPINPKKKKVRLLVMYFFGKIIQ; encoded by the coding sequence ATGCAACACGATCCATCGCAGGAAGACATCAACAATAATACACTCGTTTATCACAGGATCGGTGGACTGATCCGCCGTTACCGCAAGGAAAAAGGCCTGAAGCTGCTCGATCTGTCGGCGCTCACGGGCATCAAATCCGCCCTGCTGTCCAAGATCGAGAACGGCAGGATGTTGCCCACTATTCCCACGCTTTTTACCATCATTCAAAAGCTGGGCGTCAAAACGGAAACGTTCTTTTCCGAACTGAGCGCGGAAAAAAGTTTCCCGGGATACCTGCTGCTGCCGGCAGACGCCTACACGCCTTATGAAAAGGAGGAAGACGCCGTTGGTTTCGAATATCAATCCATCCTCGAACAAAATTTCGAGGGCGGCGCATTCCAGGTTTCGCTGCTGACGCTAAAGCCCGGCGCCCGCCGGGAACTGGTGTCTACCGCGGCTTTCGAATATGTCTACGTGCTCGAAGGTAACCTCAAATTCCAGCTGGAAGACAAAATTTTCGAACTGTCGGAAGGCGATTCCATCTTCTTCGACGGTAGCATCAGCCACGTGCCGATCAACCCGAAAAAGAAAAAGGTCAGGTTACTCGTAATGTACTTCTTTGGGAAAATTATTCAATAA
- a CDS encoding alkaline phosphatase, translating into MRLPRWTGYLFLAGSLIGQAAFAQPKPKHVILVGSDGFGAYAFQKAQVPVLRAMMQEGAWTLQARTVLPSSSAPNWASMVMGAGPELHGYTTWGSKKPDLPARMLDEYGMFPTVYGLLRKARPQSEIGVIYEWDGIGYLFPKAAVNKDENGDGDIAVAAAACNYIKSAKPTFLFVHLHDVDSVGHKVGHDTPEYYAAIERTDAHVGEILQAIRDAGIEKETVVIFTADHGGINKGHGSISMAEMQIPWIVKGPGIKAGHEVQTSVMTFDTAATIAKLFRLSPPQVWIGRAVTEIFK; encoded by the coding sequence ATGCGATTACCCAGATGGACAGGATATCTCTTCCTTGCAGGTTCGTTGATCGGCCAGGCCGCTTTCGCGCAGCCGAAACCGAAACACGTGATCCTCGTCGGGTCCGATGGATTCGGCGCATATGCCTTTCAGAAAGCCCAGGTGCCGGTGCTTCGCGCCATGATGCAGGAAGGCGCCTGGACATTACAGGCCAGAACGGTGCTTCCTTCTTCCAGCGCGCCCAACTGGGCGTCTATGGTGATGGGCGCAGGCCCGGAGCTGCACGGCTACACCACCTGGGGCAGTAAAAAGCCCGATCTTCCCGCGCGCATGCTGGATGAATACGGCATGTTCCCCACGGTGTATGGATTGCTCCGGAAAGCCCGTCCGCAAAGCGAGATCGGGGTGATCTACGAGTGGGACGGCATCGGTTATCTCTTTCCGAAAGCAGCCGTGAATAAAGACGAAAACGGCGATGGCGATATCGCGGTTGCTGCTGCGGCCTGCAATTATATCAAATCCGCCAAACCGACTTTCCTGTTCGTGCATCTGCATGATGTAGACAGCGTGGGCCACAAGGTTGGCCACGATACACCGGAGTATTATGCCGCCATCGAGCGGACGGACGCGCACGTAGGCGAAATCCTGCAGGCCATCCGCGACGCGGGTATCGAAAAGGAAACGGTGGTGATCTTTACGGCCGATCATGGCGGTATCAACAAAGGGCACGGTTCCATTTCCATGGCGGAAATGCAAATCCCCTGGATCGTGAAAGGCCCTGGTATCAAAGCTGGCCACGAAGTACAAACGAGCGTCATGACGTTCGACACCGCCGCTACCATCGCAAAACTTTTCCGGCTCAGTCCGCCGCAGGTTTGGATCGGGAGGGCCGTTACCGAAATATTCAAGTGA
- a CDS encoding RraA family protein translates to MNEQTNGRSVASPLWKHDDELFSIVRNELYTAVVGDIMDKMGLQRQFLPPQIQPLQSDMFLVGRAMTVLEADVFSEDPSAGQNPLLKKPFGLMLEALDDLKKNEVYICAGASPSYALWGELMSTRAMQLGAAGAVVDGYSRDTKGILQLNFPTFSYGRYAQDQAPRGKVIDFRVPLEIRGVRVLPGDIVLGDIDGVCIVPREAEREVFSRAIEKARGEKMVQQKILEGMSAGQAFAKYGIM, encoded by the coding sequence ATGAACGAACAGACAAACGGCCGCAGCGTGGCCAGCCCGTTGTGGAAGCACGACGATGAACTTTTTTCGATCGTAAGAAATGAATTATACACCGCCGTGGTGGGGGATATTATGGATAAAATGGGGCTGCAGCGACAGTTTCTGCCGCCCCAGATCCAGCCGCTGCAGTCGGATATGTTCCTGGTAGGCCGGGCGATGACGGTGTTGGAAGCGGACGTGTTCTCCGAAGATCCATCCGCCGGCCAGAACCCCCTGCTCAAAAAACCTTTCGGGCTGATGCTGGAGGCGCTCGACGATTTGAAGAAAAACGAGGTTTATATTTGCGCAGGTGCTTCACCGTCGTACGCCTTATGGGGCGAGCTGATGAGCACCCGCGCCATGCAACTGGGCGCGGCGGGCGCGGTGGTAGACGGGTATTCCCGAGACACCAAAGGCATCCTCCAGCTGAATTTCCCTACCTTTTCCTATGGCCGCTATGCGCAGGACCAGGCGCCCCGCGGCAAGGTGATCGATTTCCGCGTACCCCTCGAGATCAGGGGCGTGCGCGTGCTTCCGGGAGACATTGTGCTGGGGGATATCGACGGCGTCTGCATCGTTCCCCGGGAAGCGGAACGCGAAGTGTTTTCCCGCGCTATCGAAAAAGCACGGGGCGAAAAAATGGTACAACAAAAAATCCTGGAAGGCATGAGCGCCGGACAGGCTTTCGCGAAATACGGAATAATGTAA
- a CDS encoding MFS transporter, protein MTDTTNVSTRAESGRWRMLLLTMFCYLFFYTGRHNFGWATHQLADTLGISFEKVGWISFAMLAGYAFGQLVNGLLADRLSPRHMILTGGILSVLANICISFSSSFTVILVLWGLNGYFQSMAWAPGSRIIANWWHNGNRGLAYGLYTMSAGLSSVVTYVFSILLVQDNWRNVFRVPVLFLAVAVVIFFIFVKNAPPGAAALILQPAINRTRKTRSR, encoded by the coding sequence ATGACGGACACCACGAACGTTTCTACACGGGCCGAATCCGGGCGCTGGCGCATGCTGTTGCTCACCATGTTCTGCTACCTTTTCTTTTACACGGGGCGGCACAATTTCGGTTGGGCCACACATCAGCTGGCAGACACGCTGGGCATATCTTTCGAAAAGGTGGGCTGGATCAGCTTCGCCATGCTGGCGGGTTACGCGTTCGGGCAACTCGTGAATGGCCTGCTGGCCGACCGGTTGAGCCCCCGGCACATGATCCTCACCGGCGGGATATTGTCTGTTCTCGCCAATATCTGTATCAGCTTTTCCAGTTCTTTCACCGTGATCCTCGTGCTGTGGGGATTGAACGGCTATTTCCAGTCGATGGCCTGGGCCCCGGGCAGCAGGATCATCGCCAACTGGTGGCACAACGGCAACCGTGGACTGGCGTATGGCCTGTACACCATGTCGGCCGGGCTTTCGTCGGTTGTGACGTATGTATTTTCCATCCTGCTCGTGCAAGATAACTGGCGGAACGTGTTCCGTGTGCCGGTGCTGTTCCTCGCCGTGGCGGTAGTCATCTTTTTCATTTTCGTGAAGAACGCGCCTCCCGGCGCCGCGGCCCTCATCCTCCAACCGGCGATCAACCGCACCCGAAAAACACGTTCGCGGTGA
- a CDS encoding AraC family transcriptional regulator: protein MKARLIETGLDANRQFRVKQVDEYFLNSPFHFHDTCEIVLIEEGYGKRIVGDHIDDFDQGDMVMMGPNLPHIWQTDNAFYHRRKNLRVKATVLYFAPAMVLGLVAGTDAAAAVEALLAKASRGLSIKQDAHARLLELFAEIQISEGLKRISLFLEALHLLAHTEDYDCLASDHYKNAMTVKDAGRFNDVYQFLITNFHREIPLDEVASVAKMSPTAFCRYFKTRTQKSFVSFLQEIRISHACKLLRRDDLSVMEVALESGYNNLVNFNKCFRNITSHSPSEYRKRMRAEAAGELIG from the coding sequence ATGAAAGCGAGGTTGATCGAAACCGGGCTGGATGCCAACCGGCAGTTCAGGGTGAAGCAGGTAGACGAATACTTCCTCAATTCTCCCTTCCACTTTCACGACACCTGTGAGATCGTGCTGATCGAGGAAGGATACGGGAAGCGGATCGTGGGCGATCATATCGACGATTTCGACCAGGGGGATATGGTGATGATGGGGCCTAACCTGCCGCATATCTGGCAAACGGACAATGCATTTTACCACAGGCGGAAAAACCTCCGCGTGAAAGCCACCGTACTTTATTTCGCACCGGCCATGGTACTGGGCCTCGTGGCCGGTACCGATGCCGCGGCAGCCGTGGAAGCCCTGCTTGCCAAAGCCAGCAGGGGCCTGTCTATCAAACAGGACGCCCACGCCCGGCTGCTGGAACTGTTCGCGGAAATTCAGATCTCCGAAGGACTGAAGCGGATTTCCCTCTTCCTGGAAGCCCTTCATTTATTGGCGCATACCGAAGATTATGACTGCCTCGCCAGCGACCATTACAAAAACGCCATGACCGTCAAAGATGCCGGCCGGTTCAACGATGTGTACCAGTTCCTCATCACCAATTTCCACCGGGAAATTCCGCTGGATGAAGTGGCTTCGGTAGCGAAAATGTCGCCCACGGCGTTTTGCCGGTATTTCAAAACGCGGACGCAGAAATCGTTCGTGAGCTTCCTGCAGGAAATCAGGATTTCACATGCCTGCAAGCTCCTTCGCCGCGACGATCTTTCCGTCATGGAAGTAGCCCTGGAAAGCGGGTACAACAACCTCGTCAACTTCAACAAATGTTTCCGCAATATTACCAGCCATAGCCCTTCCGAATACCGTAAACGCATGCGGGCCGAAGCTGCGGGCGAGCTCATAGGATGA
- a CDS encoding MFS transporter — MITGNARFLAVCLSLGFQSMARYALIFWLPLFFIKSGSVWTSLLLPLGMAAGAISFGFISDSVFRANRMASICMGMLFCSLLSGLIYVLEIRSGVAAGALIFSAGFFAYGPQANFWPLAQELLGQRYVGTGTGVMNMTAYLFAAIGEPLMGKLIDMTGNKAVIFPTVAIIALLSAVTILFAMPRRPSPGSLSRIPAF; from the coding sequence GTGATCACGGGCAATGCGCGCTTCCTGGCGGTGTGCCTTTCCCTGGGGTTCCAGAGCATGGCGCGATATGCGCTGATCTTCTGGCTGCCGCTGTTCTTTATCAAATCCGGATCTGTCTGGACCAGCCTCCTGTTACCGCTTGGCATGGCTGCGGGCGCCATTTCGTTCGGGTTCATATCCGACAGCGTTTTCCGCGCCAACAGGATGGCGTCGATCTGCATGGGGATGCTTTTTTGCAGCCTGTTGTCTGGCCTGATATACGTGCTGGAAATCAGGAGCGGCGTGGCCGCGGGGGCTTTGATCTTTTCTGCGGGCTTTTTCGCGTACGGCCCGCAGGCGAATTTCTGGCCCCTGGCGCAGGAGCTGCTCGGCCAGCGGTACGTGGGCACCGGCACGGGCGTGATGAACATGACGGCGTACCTGTTCGCAGCGATCGGCGAGCCATTGATGGGCAAGCTGATCGACATGACCGGCAACAAGGCGGTGATATTCCCCACCGTGGCAATCATTGCATTATTGAGCGCCGTCACGATACTTTTTGCCATGCCCAGGCGGCCGTCTCCGGGCAGCCTGTCGCGGATACCGGCTTTTTGA
- a CDS encoding serine hydrolase domain-containing protein: MKILPILLAAIISLPVSAQLRQQRAAADSLFQHYNTSETTGISVLVVRNGKKLYDRSFGYADIARHRKAAATTNYRIASVTKSFTAMAIMLLRDEGKLSLDDPLTRFFPQLAAFGRNITIRQMLLHTSGLVSYGDILPAPPTVPLKDADVLRLLETQDTTRFPPGSRFDYSNTGYVLLGLIVEKTSGMPFPEFLRQRIFQPLGMKNATVNSLTDSIPNRAYGYNLEKGTLVPKDQSMFSYLLGDGGVYSSTSDFYRWDQALYTHQLVSAATLREIFTPGSSPSPTLGYGYGWEIDRKYGLERVMHTGGTSGFSSYYVRYPEKKFSIILFANQNTGLALDPIAQSLEKIFLSEAAGQP; the protein is encoded by the coding sequence ATGAAAATCCTCCCCATCCTCCTCGCCGCCATTATCAGTTTGCCGGTATCCGCCCAGCTCCGCCAACAGCGCGCTGCGGCCGACAGCCTCTTCCAACATTACAACACCTCCGAAACCACCGGCATCAGCGTGCTGGTGGTCCGCAACGGCAAAAAACTGTACGACCGCTCCTTCGGTTACGCCGACATTGCGCGGCACCGGAAAGCCGCCGCCACCACCAATTACCGCATCGCTTCCGTCACTAAATCCTTCACCGCCATGGCGATCATGCTGCTGCGCGATGAAGGGAAGCTTTCGCTGGACGACCCATTGACCCGATTCTTTCCGCAATTGGCCGCATTCGGCCGCAACATCACAATACGCCAGATGCTCCTGCACACCTCGGGGCTCGTGAGCTATGGCGACATTCTCCCCGCCCCGCCTACCGTTCCGCTGAAAGACGCCGATGTGCTCCGCCTCCTCGAAACCCAGGACACCACCCGCTTTCCGCCCGGTTCGCGTTTCGATTACAGCAATACCGGGTACGTACTGCTGGGCCTCATCGTGGAAAAAACATCCGGGATGCCGTTCCCCGAATTCCTCCGCCAGCGCATCTTCCAGCCACTAGGCATGAAAAACGCCACTGTCAACAGCCTCACCGACTCCATCCCGAACCGGGCATACGGCTACAATCTCGAAAAGGGAACGCTCGTCCCGAAAGACCAGAGCATGTTCAGCTACCTCCTGGGCGACGGCGGCGTTTACAGCTCCACATCGGATTTCTACCGTTGGGACCAGGCGCTTTACACCCATCAACTCGTATCCGCGGCCACGCTCCGGGAAATCTTCACGCCCGGCTCCTCGCCTTCCCCAACCCTGGGTTATGGCTACGGCTGGGAAATTGACCGGAAATACGGACTGGAAAGAGTGATGCACACCGGCGGAACGTCCGGGTTCTCTTCGTATTACGTCCGCTACCCGGAGAAAAAATTCTCCATCATCCTGTTCGCTAACCAGAATACAGGGCTCGCCCTCGACCCCATCGCCCAATCCCTCGAAAAGATATTTCTATCCGAAGCCGCCGGCCAACCCTGA